DNA from Daucus carota subsp. sativus chromosome 1, DH1 v3.0, whole genome shotgun sequence:
AGGAATTTTCTTACGGCAAGTTCTCCCTTCCGAAGCAGCTGATTGCTCATGTCTTcattgtgtgtgtatgtataaaaggaaaaaaaaactttcaGTTTTTATCTTTACGGATACCTAACCGAAACAGCAAAGTTCAATAATTAATAACGAGATCTTTCAATTTTTTCGGGAATTCCAAGATTTCAAAGCACTAAACAATAAACAGGGAAATCCATCAAAAATTAAGAGCTTATTGCAATTTGCACCCCTAAACTTAGGCCCAAAAACACATTAGCATGCaaactttagataattgcaCTTCGCCACCCGCATGTATTTTGTGCACGGCAATTCCCACCCTTTCCGTCAACCTCCGTTAAATATTTGTGTTTAACGTTAATTAAGGCGTGGGTAAAATGGAAAAAACGTATTTTAAGGTCTTCTTCCCCATTTTAATGTATATAAACCCtaatatatttcatattcaTTAGCCCTAATTTACTACCACTTTGTTCCATAACCGTTATGAAACCCAAAACATTCTCCATCTGAATATACCCTCGAAACATTCGAACAAGGTAGTAATTTTTAAACTCGATTTAGGGTTCATAACCCGAAATGGGAGGTTTTTTATTAGTTGAtttttgactaattttaatGTCTTAAATAGTTTCCCATGTCATTTACAATCGATTGaggtatattattatatcatttgATTACTAGAATTGATAGAACTCGGTATATTATCATATCATTTGATTACTAGAATTGATAGGTCGAGTTCTTGGATTTTGTTAGTAGCTATTTATCAATTTTCCATATTCATAATTGATTGTTTGTTTGTATTGTTAATTGTAACATGTTGTAGATGTTGAGAGTTTCAGTTTGTAATATAAAATGTTGAGTTTGGTTGAGTTTTGATCGACTTCGTGTTTTCCACCAGAAGAGTCAAGTTCAGGGGTTGTTTTGATCGGAAATCATGATCGGTTGATTGTTAGTTGTTGTTGATTCCTTGCAATTCTGGTCGCCGGAAAAGATGGCCAGAATCTGGGCACTATTGTAGTGTTCTGGAGATTTACCTAAGTCAGCTGAATTAACCCACTAAtagtgtttaatttttttaaatgtcaTAATTGCCCTCAACTTTTAAATGGAACCGTTAAGTTTTGATGGAAGGGGTGGAAATTGCCGCACACAAAATACATGTGGGTAGCGAAATGCAATTATTAAAGTTTACATATTAAAGTATTTTTGGATCGAAATCTAAAAATGCGAATTGCAATAAACTCAAAATTCAAACATAATCAATTTGAGATCTTCCTTTATATATACTGGTAGATATAGACACATCTTTTAAtcagaaaaaaatttaattttataaagtcGTATGCGCCGCAAATCCTCCCACTTCTAAATATAGTAATTAATATATGTGCAAAGAGTGAATCACATAACTCATATAACTTCGCAACTTTCCACCTTTTATCCAAAATTATTATCAAATCATTTATCATACTAATTACTGAAGATTCATCGTGAATATCACAATCCTCACGCACATGATTAGAGctaaaaatggggcgggttcgAGATGGGGATTTTATTTCCCAGCCCTacctcatatatatttttcctgcTCCGTTTCCATCCTATTTCCCGCGGGGATATATTTTTAGTCACCTTCCCCCGCCCACtgggatttaatataatttcatccCGCtgttatttgtaatattatattttgaataattacttaaaaaattagtaattttttcttcagaatttaataaaaatatacgataaatgtatattaaatgcaaaaaactaaaataatgcAAGTATGTCAAATCAGAATAACAATatatcatgcaatcttttcttAATAATCGCTTtgcatataaaaaatcaaagagGCATCTTATACATAACTGTAATACAAGTTGATGTAGTATCTAGTATCCATTACCACTCTAAAGTTATAGTTctgtgtattataaaataataatattaaatataataaatatattatattaattattattatttatttatattagataTATGCGGGGCGCGGCAGAGAATCCCCGCGGGATCAACATATACCATACTCGTCTCATATTTTGGCGGGACAAAAAATTATTCCTTATCACTGCCCCATTACTCATATTAGTGGGACGAATCTGTCCCCATTCGGGTGGGTTGGAGCGGGTTCGCCATTTTTCCGACCCCATTTTTAACCGTACACATGATTATATAATACAGGTAATGCTGAGtagctttttaaaaattgtttcttttatctTACACGTAGAGACTCCAAAATACATATGACTCTACACATGattatataatacatgtaaTGCTGAGtagttaattaaaaattatgtctTTTATCTTACACGTAGAGACTCCAAAATACATATGTAGCAATGTAGGGACGTATCGTAAGCAGTAAagatagaatatttttttaacggtATTGTGAATAATTGTGAGgctaataaaattgaatattaatGGCAATCTGGTAAACTACGTTAGGCAATTCTGTGTTATATTATTTGAAGTTTATACTATGAATTTTCGAAATTTTTTGGTTCTCTGCcccaaaagaaaaagaattaacTGAGAAGTCActccaaatatatcaaattatagcaTCTTTAAGTTCAATAATACTGAGTTTGAAACTTTTATCTGTATTTTATGCTTTCTACATTTTGATCATACAAATTAGTATATTCAAACTTTAGTCATGCATAGAATCATATCCCAAAAATAGTTCAGAATcagtaaaaataaaagtaaaaggAACAATATTCATCCCTCTACATTTGAAATCATATTTCTAATAACAATTTATGCCacaatctaaataataataattaatatatacaaaattaatttgtaacTCACATTTTCTAGCATCTTTCAAGGTCCATACTATTATTATTCTTCTGATAATCATATATTTCATACTGGTGAACCACCATTtttaacatgtaaaaaaatgTCATTTGATAGAAGAAAATCCTCCTAGAAGACCTAAAACAAACAACATCAACCAATGCTGTTTCAAGAAACTGAATGCCTTACTTTTCTTGAAGGAGTGGATTTCCCTTCTTCAGGGATTGCTGAGCCAAGGCTTCCTGATGAGTCCGAGCCACTGTTCTCTGTTTGCCTACTTTTGCTCGACAAGAGTTTCGAAAACACTCTTTTTGACATGAACATCCTTTTCATCTTACTGATAGCTGCCTTATCTCCATATTGCTTACTGTCCCTGCTGTTGCTTCTTTCTATTCCATTTCCTAATCTCAAGGCCGCGATCTCCCCTTTCAAGGCCAAAAGTTCTTCAGCTGTAGCGACGGCATCCCAGTCTTCTTCTGTGTTAGTGGTTGCTGATCTTGAGCTGCCATGAGGTCCATTGTTAAGGTTTTTCATGGCTTTAGGCAGGTCAGGAGTGCTGCATCCTGAGGATGCAGCAGCCCGAGCTTGCTCAAAGAACAGCACTTGCACAACTACACGAAGAGGGAGCCTTTCATTCTGCACCGCGTGTGTGCAAGCATCAGCAGAGAGCTTCTTGCAGTTCATTAGCTTGCATATTTTCTTTCTCTCGCTTTTGCTGATCCCGGGGTGCTCCTACACAAGTAAATTAAACTATCAAAGACATGAAATAAAGATTATCCCAGAGTAATTACAATCATGCATTCTCATCTTGTTCTTGCACCGAAAAAGCACAGATTAATTACTTAACATGTTAGAAAGCTCAGAATTTATACACTCAACGCCTACATATATACTTTGAAGATATTTGGCGGATAATTAATAAGCAATTAATTTATCCAGGTCTTTTTATATGCCATATCATATATTATGGGCTCATGATATGCAACAAGCACAGGAGAGAAGTTGCATAACATTATTTTGCCAAGTGACAGGGTACCATAACTTTTAACATCAACAACAGAGTTAAAATCTTGAAGGGCACTTGCCTTTAGATACATGTCAATGGCCCGATATAGACCATCATGAGAGGGACGTGGATAAGAAGACACCACTTCTGCAAGATCAATAAAAGCCGGCAATGGTAAATTGCGATCCTTTGCTATCTCAGTCAGGTACCCGTCAATCAGCTTTGCCACCATAAGCTTTGAGGCTTCTGACAAAATGCCTGGTCTTTTCATCTCCTGAATCTTATAATCCTGAGCTGCATCAGCTCCAAAATTCTGTTCTTGTATCTTAAACTCGTCTAGTATCTTGTGCATCACGTTGACATCATATAGAAGCGTTTCCTCACTCCGGTTCTTTATTAGGAGATCGCTAACAGAAGCCTCCTCCAGTTGCTGACTGATTCTTATAATTAGTTCATCCTTTGTCAGATCAGCTGAGTCAACCCAAATAGCTGCTTTTAACAGCTTGAACAAGAAACTACATGAGACAGTGCTTCTCTCAGAAGGTAACAACTGTACAATCATCTCCACTATTGTACGGGTCTTTGAGAGATCTCCACTTTGGATGCCCTTACTGAAGCCTGGTAGCCTTCTATAAGCATAAGCTTTTAAAGCTTCTCCAATTACTTCGTGAGAAACTAATCCCTTATTTGTTATATGGACTATTACTCGTTTGTATAAATCCATTCCAAGCTCACACAAGTCCTCAACCCACCAATCGTTGGGAACCAATTTGGTTCGAACTCCATTCCAATTAGTATCATTTGCACTTTCTTCAGACAGCTTTTTACGGTTGTAGGAATAAGACCAATCAACTGCTGAAACATCAACAGAAGCCTTCAAAGCTATAGAATCAATGCAATGAGTGTCTAACTTCAATTCTTCGGACAAAGGTGACAATGATTTTGTATTCTGAAGAACTATAATAGAATCTTTCCAGCTTTTAAGAATGCTGGAGTTTAggaatacttcaatcttgtaCACCAGGTTTCCTTTCTCTTTATTCTCATGCATCTCCAGGTACTCAGCTGCACAACGTGCTGCAACGACGTTATGAGCATTAAGTGTGACAGTCATTCCATAGCAAAATTTTGCACATATTTCAAAGGCAGCCGGCCCTCCTGGAATGTCGTGTATGTCAATTTCATTGCCATTCCCTACATCTGTAGTAGCAACCAACTTCTGCAAACGAGCACTTTTGGACAAAAGAGGAAACTGCAATAATGTTATAGTTGATTAGCAAATAGAAGATTAACATCATCAGCACAAGTATACGAATCAGCAAGAATGCAGGTCAACCCGAATGCAAGCAAGATTACAACTTCGCCTCTACACACCAAGGACCTTGTTTAAACCCGGGTTTAACTTTCACTCTATTTAATTAATCTCCAATCAAAGCTAGCATTAATAAACTTGAACGGGATGCTAATGTTGTTTCTGATACCTTGACTAGTGCTTTATTTTACCTAACTAATttacatttacatatataaatgagaaaagtgcattttgtgtacctACAGGCTACATATTAAGCTCTATCACACTTGCAATACTCTATTTCAAAAACCCAGGGTTACAATATTGATCTTCAAGATTCCCCTTAGTTCTTGTACCTCCGTCAATTGTTGCCAACGGCGTTGAGTTAAAATGCATGTAAACGATAACAATATTGAAAGTACAGTATTGCAAGTGTTGTAAAGTCTAAAGTGCAGACACACAAAGTGCACTATAAACCCTGTCTATTTGTATTTTAACCCCATGTCATTAGCAACACTTGACATAAGtacacaaattaaaaaaaaaatcttgaagaGCAGTATTGCAAGTGTAAATTTTTGAAGTACAGTATTACAAGTGATGTAAAACCCAAAGTacaggtacacaaagtgcactcttctctatataaatttaatacttCCAGGAAAGTGATGCAGACGAGTATCCTACTATGCTTAGCACTTATTACTTGAAAcaatatatgttaaattaccGCTTGTTTATGCTAAACATCATATgataaaaatcatcaacaagaTTTCTTGAATCTTCAGAACTTCAACAGACAAAGGTTATTTCATGGCACTGTAACTCTCCTTTTGCACCGAGACACCAGTAACTCGAAAAACCAAATTAGATCATCGAAGATGCAAGAATCATCATAATTTTGCTCAAAAGAAACAGTTAAGAGTAGATAGATGATCAAGTTGAATGATTTTTGCTATATAGGTAACATAGAAGAAAAGTCAAAACTTCTGAAAAGAATCATATAGTTACTTTATAAAAGATAATTACGAGGATGCTGAAAGTTTTACTTTGTGTAGATAGAACTTAACATCCCCAACGCTAACGACGATGTCAGATGCCAGCTCAGTTGCTACATACCTGCACATGAGAATCTTTTCAGTAACTTCTATACAAAGTTACTCAAGGAACAAAATTATGGTCTGTATAACTAATGACTCTGTTACTACAGCGTACTTAACGTTAATTTGAAGCCCTGATATTAAATGTAGAACTACAACGAACTATGTGAAATATGCTTTCAATGTTTTGAAATCAACAACTGAGATTTTGTAGGAGACCTTTTCCGTATCAGACACTACAGATACACAACATTAATCCTACTAACAGTATTCCTGAAGCGGACACCAACGTTCAATAGACACAAATAGTGATACACTTGAGCTGAATAGATTCTGCTTCTACAATCGTTTACTCTGTAGGTacttgtgtatataaacactgAAAATCTGGCCCGAAGTGACAATTAACTCTATCTTACGCAAGGAAGACTTCCTACTGAAGCGACGGAGCTACATGGTACTGCACTAGAGGGTCTTTCCAAATCACTGGTAAAGGATAGGACCTTAGTCAGTAGAACAGGTGCTATTTTAAAAGTGGCGCATCCATTGGAATTGCAAGGATATAGAAATGTAGGAATGTAAACACAAGGCAATTCAAATTTTTCCTTGGAGCCCAAAAAATTTGTGACACattagatttttatataattttaaatatttatttaaaacctAAACTGTAGTAACAGTTTTTTACCATTGAAGCTATCTTACAGGCCACTTGCAAAAATGGAGGGCAAAAAACCAGTTCTGCAATATAGAGAAACAAATCAAACTTTTCTGCAAGGTAATGGACCAGATTGAACATATTACATATGGTCTAATCACCCAAGACATGTCCTTGTGCTCGGTGACCAATTGGTTCTATACTAAACGACGACATAACCTGGAAATAAATGGTGGCTGAGAAAATTTATTAGAACTTAGTATCTATGTTGCACAAGTTATTACCAAAGATTGTgaagttattaataattaaaagatcTAAACTTCCTACATCGAGCTGCTGAGTTACACAAGCATACAACTTCAGATGCAAGGTACAGACAGACAGTCTTATATTAATTCACTGTATAATGCTTGCGCACCCCAGACAAtcattcaaaaatcaaaatgacaTATTTAGATTACACTAACCTAATTGAGCCAATGGAACATATGAAAACATATCAAACATTTGATTTGGTTTTGAAGTAAAGACAAGAAGACGGAAGACATCGAACATATAATTCGGTTTTAAAGTAAAGAAGAGCACGCATTAAAGTTTACAGAACATTATACCTGGCATTGTTCCCATCAGTTTGAAAGGAATCAGGTTTGGATCCAAGTTTCATGAACTTCATTTTCGGAACTACAAAAGATCTGCTTCTGACAAATTACAACTAAAGACCAAATCTCCACAAACTTTTGATCTATCAATGAACCACTAACCACCAAACACTACCCAGTAATAAGAAAATTTACTGATGACTAGAGTCCTGGAAATGGAAAATATAAACGCCACGCATTCAAGGACTTAAACTATGGTCTATAGCCAGTTTTATAGAGTTGAGAGGAAGAAAATAAGATCTCAAAGAAGGGACAGTATGTACGCTACCATTATGACCAAATCTTGGCAGCAACCGAGGCAGGAGGAATTCGACAGAGAGAGAAGGAAAAAGAGAAGTGAGGGTTAGAGCAATTCTTTTTAAGTAGCTGACTTGAATGGGAAGAGAGCAATGGACGATGTTTCCTTGTTCAACGGCAAAACCCACGGACTCCGGATGCATCCGGTCTGCCAGGGAGACATAATAAACAGACTCTTGACACTAAACTATTCTGAAAACCAAAGACACTCACAAGCacaaatctgactccagtctacTCCCTCCCTCCATTTCTTTATCATTCTTTCTCTCTCCCTCCTCCCCCTTTTCCTTGTTTCTTGATTTCCTTTATACATTCATCATAAACCCCGCAAATCAGTTTAAAGCTTCAAAGTCATTTTAATGACACACATCTACTTAATTAGCTATAAGGACTTAAAAACCTGCAACAGAAAACAGCATCTCGGTACCAGTTGAAGAAACCCCCAAAACGGCAGACAGAAAGCATCTATCTCGATTTTTTAATTCAAGATTTTCGCATAGTTAAAGGAATAATCAGGAAGAGCCCAAGTGAAGTCACaagtatttttttaagattGGCAATCAAACATCACGCTACTAACAAAATCTGAGGAAGCCAAAAGAATCATTTCAGAGATATCACATGGATCAAACTATAAATTAGTAACCATGTTCATCATATATCGTCCATCCAACGAAAATCGAAATCCCATATCAGAAAATGATCAACTTGCAATCTGCAGACAAAACCCAAAAGCCACTCTCCCTGTAAACCCCACCAAAACCCAAGACTTGCTACTTTTTCATCATGAGCTTTAGTAATTAAAAGCACAAGAACTCTACTATAACTACTGAACCAGTATCAAACATGTTGTGCACATACAAAAATAGGAGCAGATCATTCAAGATTTGAAGAGCACATAGTATAAGCACatgcaaatatattatatatgtgcaTGAAAATGTACGGATATATACAAGCATATAAAATTGACTAAACCAACGATGACCCTCTTGGTGAGATGGTACTTACCTTTGTGTTAAAAATCAGCTGGATCACTCACTCTCTCATGCGAATTTCCCCTGTGTACACCTCTCACGAGTCTGTTCATAAAATGCTTGGAACAAATGtcacaaaaatattagaatattaaTTCGCTCAAACGCTTCCTTGCACCCAATATTGAAGTACAACATGTTCAGGGGGTGTCAACCAGAGTCTCACGtcgagataaagaaaatttgcATATAAGCAGCGAAACAACTCTACCATCTTTGAAACGAGTTTGAAAACAAATTTGAGCCGACTGTGATTTTTTGGAAGAGCCCGAAAATAAATCCTTACGGACTTATCATGAAACAGAACGGATAATATATACTAATAGAACAGATAATATTATACTAATGTGAAATTAACGAGTATTGCGCATTCGAACACCggaaaaaattgaaatgatACCAGGTGCAAAGAatgatcaaaattttgaaaacgtTACATCTCGTTAAAAAAGAGACACTTTTTGTTATCACCTCAGTATACGATTTTAGTACTAACAAACCAAATATTATTGTTAGGTTggaatttttcttgttttcaatATAGTCGActtttttatatgatataataaatttaatttaactgatgattaaataattattttaaattagacAAGAGCACCAAATTAAACGCATATATGAAGTTCCAACTCACCTGATCTCATTTTGTCTCAGCTTTCAGTCCGTGAACCAACTACTGTATATATTGTGACACTTTACCAGTCACATGATCACCGGTTCACCACTAGATTTTAGTTTATTGTTTGCTCCCAGCAACAAAACTAAGAACTTGTGTATAACAGGCCGCTGAGAAGtgcttaatattattaaaagttatttattagtaaaagtaatatttaacttatatatttggatatttttttatagttacaatttatttgatatgaaaaatattaatataataatagaatgttatatatattatcttttcaaataattatgtataatttttataaaatcaaatttatgaataattattgaaacgaattattaaaaaaatgatcaaaaaattatgatttttaatttctaaCTTATACATCAGACGTTGGCTTATAATCATTTTACTCAAACATAAcagtaaattataaataaccTAATTTTGACTTTCAGACACAGGACACAATATGTTTGAGTTTGACAGATTTTTGAGCCCTTGACAACAGCCTGTTCTAAACGACCCTCAGCACTG
Protein-coding regions in this window:
- the LOC108194311 gene encoding BTB/POZ domain-containing protein NPY2 isoform X2, producing the protein MTVTLNAHNVVAARCAAEYLEMHENKEKGNLVYKIEVFLNSSILKSWKDSIIVLQNTKSLSPLSEELKLDTHCIDSIALKASVDVSAVDWSYSYNRKKLSEESANDTNWNGVRTKLVPNDWWVEDLCELGMDLYKRVIVHITNKGLVSHEVIGEALKAYAYRRLPGFSKGIQSGDLSKTRTIVEMIVQLLPSERSTVSCSFLFKLLKAAIWVDSADLTKDELIIRISQQLEEASVSDLLIKNRSEETLLYDVNVMHKILDEFKIQEQNFGADAAQDYKIQEMKRPGILSEASKLMVAKLIDGYLTEIAKDRNLPLPAFIDLAEVVSSYPRPSHDGLYRAIDMYLKEHPGISKSERKKICKLMNCKKLSADACTHAVQNERLPLRVVVQVLFFEQARAAASSGCSTPDLPKAMKNLNNGPHGSSRSATTNTEEDWDAVATAEELLALKGEIAALRLGNGIERSNSRDSKQYGDKAAISKMKRMFMSKRVFSKLLSSKSRQTENSGSDSSGSLGSAIPEEGKSTPSRKVRHSVS
- the LOC108194311 gene encoding BTB/POZ domain-containing protein NPY2 isoform X1; its protein translation is MKFMKLGSKPDSFQTDGNNARYVATELASDIVVSVGDVKFYLHKFPLLSKSARLQKLVATTDVGNGNEIDIHDIPGGPAAFEICAKFCYGMTVTLNAHNVVAARCAAEYLEMHENKEKGNLVYKIEVFLNSSILKSWKDSIIVLQNTKSLSPLSEELKLDTHCIDSIALKASVDVSAVDWSYSYNRKKLSEESANDTNWNGVRTKLVPNDWWVEDLCELGMDLYKRVIVHITNKGLVSHEVIGEALKAYAYRRLPGFSKGIQSGDLSKTRTIVEMIVQLLPSERSTVSCSFLFKLLKAAIWVDSADLTKDELIIRISQQLEEASVSDLLIKNRSEETLLYDVNVMHKILDEFKIQEQNFGADAAQDYKIQEMKRPGILSEASKLMVAKLIDGYLTEIAKDRNLPLPAFIDLAEVVSSYPRPSHDGLYRAIDMYLKEHPGISKSERKKICKLMNCKKLSADACTHAVQNERLPLRVVVQVLFFEQARAAASSGCSTPDLPKAMKNLNNGPHGSSRSATTNTEEDWDAVATAEELLALKGEIAALRLGNGIERSNSRDSKQYGDKAAISKMKRMFMSKRVFSKLLSSKSRQTENSGSDSSGSLGSAIPEEGKSTPSRKVRHSVS